One window of Pyxicephalus adspersus chromosome 4, UCB_Pads_2.0, whole genome shotgun sequence genomic DNA carries:
- the EFR3B gene encoding protein EFR3 homolog B: protein MEKLTFYALSAPEKLDRIGAYLSDRLSRDVARHRYNYVCIAMEALDQLLMACHCQSINLFVESFLQMVAKLLESEKPNLQILGTNSFVKFANIEEDTPSYHRSYDFFVSRFSEMCHSSFDNAETRTKFLFYNYSRSPSPLQNTDKEKENPAELAERCLRELLGRAAYGNIKNAIKPVLMHLDNHSLWEPKVFAVRCFKIIMYSIQPQHSHLVIQQLLSHLDANSKSAATVRAGIVEVLSEAAVIAATGPVGSFASTLPTYQRSEVMLFIMGKVPLASVHHNMEPEKSGENRNRLIQVMLLKSLLQVSLGFQCNNMLTALPSSFLDPLLSSTLMEDSELRLFVLEILISLMDRHGNRRKFSTISTVPDISVLKLKVDKCSRPDTLFMKKHSQQLYRHIYLSCNDPSNLQAHYEALYALLVMISIELANEEVVVDLIRLVLAVQDLALSNEDNLPAYNRCALHALCAAYLNLISQLTTVPAFCQHIHEVIEMRKKEAPYLLPEDVFEEKPKWSKNVDHIETELLFLQSKISEVLGGSGYNSDRLSTPYVPQLTDEDRLSKRKSIGETISLQVEVESRNSPEKEEKAPAEEITFETLKKAIVDSVAMEELERERRRLVVEKFLKAPFEEIAAQCGARASLLQSKRNQIFELTIRPPPSPSGTITAAYGQTQIHSIPVYEMKFPDLCIM, encoded by the exons AACTTGTTTGTGGAAAGTTTTCTCCAGATGGTGGCCAAACTGCTGGAATCAGAAAAGCCAAACCTTCAGATTCTGGGCACAAACTCG TTTGTAAAATTTGCAAACATTGAAGAGGACACCCCCTCGTACCATCGCAGCTACGACTTCTTCGTGTCCCGATTCAGTGAAATGTGCCATTCCAGCTTCGACAATGCGGAGACAAGGACCAA attcctgttttataattacaGCCGCTCTCCATCGCCACTGCAGAACACTGACAAGGAGAAGGAGAATCCGGCAGAGTTAGCAGAGAGATGTCTGAGGGAACTGCTGGGCAGAGCAGCTTATGGCAACATCAAGAATGCCATCAAGCCGGTTCTCAT GCACCTGGATAACCATTCCCTGTGGGAGCCAAAAGTCTTCGCTGTCCGATGCTTCAAGATTATCATGTACTCCATACAG CCCCAGCACTCACACCTGGTGATTCAGCAGCTGCTAAGCCACCTGGATGCCAACAGCAAAAGTGCAGCCACCGTACGGGCAGGGATTGTAGAAGTCCTATCTGAGGCCGCAGTCATAGCTGCCACCGGTCCTGTTG GGTCATTTGCCAGCACATTGCCCACTTACCAAAGATCGGAGGTCATGCTGTTCATCATGGGAAAAGTGCCACTTGCTTCAGTTCATCATAACATGGAACCTGAAAAATCAGG aGAAAACAGAAATCGTCTCATTCAGGTCATGCTTCTGAAGTCACTTCTTCAG GTGTCCCTGGGTTTCCAGTGTAACAATATGCTGACCGCATTACCCAGCTCCTTCCTGGACCCGCTGCTCTCCTCCACCTTGATGGAAGACTCTGAGCTTCGATTGTTTGTGCTGGAAATTCTCATCTCTCTGATGGACCGCCATGGTAACAGGCGAAAATTTTCCACCATCAG TACAGTCCCAGATATCTCTGTTCTGAAGCTGAAGGTGGACAAGTGCTCCAGACCGGATACCCTGTTCATGAAGAAG CATTCCCAGCAACTGTACCGCCACATCTACCTGAGCTGCAATGACCCCAGCAATCTCCAGGCTCACTATGAAGCTCTCTACGCATTACTTGTCATGATTAGTATTGAGCTGGCCAATGAAGAAGTGGTGGTGGATCTGATCCGACTGGTACTCGCGGTGCAG GACTTGGCCCTGAGTAACGAGGATAACCTTCCAGCATACAATCGATGTGCCCTGCATGCCCTTTGTGCTGCCTATCTGAACCTGATCAGCCAGCTCACCACAGTGCCAGCCTTCTGCCAACACATTCATGAG GTGATAGAGATGAGGAAGAAAGAAGCTCCTTACTTGCTCCCAGAAGATGTCTTTGAAGAAAAGCCAAA GTGGTCGAAGAATGTTGATCACATTGAGACAGAGCTGCTGTTTCTGCAGAGTAAAATCAGCGAGGTCCTGGGTGGAAGTGGATATAACTCGGACAGACTAAGCACGCCGTATGTTCCCCAGCTGACAG ATGAAGACCgcttatcaaaaagaaaaagcattggGGAAACAATATCGCTGCAGGTGGAAGTGGAATCACGTAACAGCCcagagaaggaggag AAAGCTCCGGCAGAAGAAATAACGTTTGAGACGTTAAAAAAAGCAATAG TGGATAGTGTGGCCATGGAAGAACTAGAGAGGGAGCGGAGGCGGCTGGTGGTGGAGAAATTTCTAAAGGCTCCGTTTGAGGAAATCGCTGCCCAATGTGGGGCCAGG GCTTCTTTGCTGCAGAGTAAACGAAACCAGATCTTTGAGCTGACTATACG CCCCCCTCCCAGTCCTTCTGGAACCATCACAGCAGCCTATGGACAGACACAGATCCACTCAATTCCCGTTTATGAGATGAAGTTCCCGGACCTTTGCATTATGTGA